The following coding sequences lie in one Peribacillus frigoritolerans genomic window:
- the thrS gene encoding threonine--tRNA ligase, with product MSELLKISFPDGAVKEFAKGTTTEDIAASISPGLRKKSIAGKFNGELYDLKRPIEQDGSIEIVTQDTADALEVLRHSTAHLMAQAIKRLYKNAKFGVGPVIEGGFYYDMDMEESLTPEDLPLIEKEMKKIVNENLEISRIEVSRDEAISRFKEIGDEYKLELIDAIPADQQVTLYKQGEFFDLCRGIHVPSTGKIKEFKLLSIAGAYWRGDSKNKMLQRIYGTAFYKKEDLAEHLRFLEEAKERDHRKIGKELNLFMSSQKVGQGLPMWLPKGATIRRTIERYIVDKEERLGYDHVYTPVMGSVDLYKTSGHWDHYQDGMFPVMEMENEQLVLRPMNCPHHMMVYKNSIHSYRELPIRIAELGLMHRYEMSGALSGLQRVRGMTLNDAHIFVRPDQIKEEFKRVVNLVLEVYKDFDIKDYSFRLSYRDPQDTEKYFDDDDMWEKAQSMLKGAMDELGLDYFEAEGEAAFYGPKLDVQVRTALGKDETLSTVQLDFLLPERFDLNYVGEDGKQHRPVVIHRGVVSTMERFVAYLIEEYKGAFPTWLAPIQAQVIPVSPEVHLDYAKEVQEKLKAQGIRVDLDTRDEKIGYKIREAQMQKIPYMLVVGDNEAKEGSVNVRKYGEQKSETIAFEDFVSAIKAEVSR from the coding sequence ATGTCAGAATTACTGAAAATATCTTTTCCTGACGGAGCGGTTAAGGAGTTTGCTAAAGGCACAACAACTGAAGACATCGCTGCATCCATCAGCCCTGGTTTAAGGAAAAAATCCATTGCTGGAAAATTCAATGGTGAATTATATGATTTGAAACGCCCGATTGAACAAGATGGTTCAATCGAAATCGTCACTCAGGACACAGCGGATGCTCTTGAAGTATTGCGTCACAGTACAGCGCACTTGATGGCACAAGCGATCAAACGTTTGTACAAAAACGCTAAATTCGGCGTAGGGCCAGTCATCGAGGGCGGCTTTTACTATGATATGGATATGGAGGAATCATTGACTCCCGAAGACCTTCCATTGATTGAAAAAGAAATGAAGAAAATCGTCAACGAGAACTTGGAAATTTCCCGCATCGAAGTAAGTCGTGATGAAGCGATTTCCCGTTTTAAAGAAATCGGCGACGAGTATAAATTGGAGTTGATCGATGCAATTCCTGCCGATCAGCAGGTAACACTTTATAAGCAAGGGGAATTCTTTGACCTTTGCCGTGGAATCCATGTTCCATCAACTGGGAAAATCAAAGAATTCAAGCTATTGAGCATCGCTGGAGCATACTGGAGAGGCGATAGCAAAAACAAAATGCTGCAACGCATTTACGGTACGGCTTTCTATAAAAAAGAAGATTTGGCCGAACACCTGCGTTTCCTTGAAGAAGCCAAGGAGCGTGACCATCGTAAAATCGGTAAAGAATTGAACTTGTTCATGAGCTCACAGAAAGTGGGACAAGGGCTGCCGATGTGGTTGCCAAAAGGAGCGACCATCCGCCGGACAATCGAAAGGTATATCGTGGACAAGGAAGAACGTTTGGGTTATGACCATGTCTACACACCTGTGATGGGTAGCGTGGACCTTTATAAAACTTCTGGACACTGGGATCATTACCAGGATGGCATGTTCCCAGTCATGGAGATGGAAAACGAACAGCTTGTCCTGCGTCCGATGAACTGCCCGCATCACATGATGGTCTATAAAAACAGCATCCACAGCTACCGGGAACTGCCAATCCGGATTGCCGAGCTAGGATTGATGCACCGCTATGAAATGTCAGGTGCCCTTTCCGGCCTTCAGCGTGTACGTGGGATGACATTGAATGATGCGCACATTTTCGTCCGCCCCGACCAAATCAAAGAAGAGTTCAAGCGCGTTGTGAACCTGGTTCTGGAAGTATATAAAGATTTCGATATCAAGGATTATTCATTCCGCCTGTCTTATCGCGATCCGCAGGATACAGAAAAATACTTCGATGATGATGACATGTGGGAAAAAGCGCAAAGCATGTTAAAAGGCGCCATGGATGAACTTGGTCTGGATTACTTTGAAGCGGAAGGTGAAGCGGCATTCTACGGTCCTAAGCTCGATGTTCAGGTACGTACTGCTTTAGGAAAAGATGAAACGCTTTCCACTGTTCAGCTTGATTTCTTGCTTCCTGAACGTTTTGATCTTAATTACGTCGGTGAGGACGGCAAGCAGCACCGTCCGGTTGTTATCCACCGCGGCGTCGTTTCCACAATGGAACGTTTTGTCGCTTACTTGATCGAAGAATACAAGGGGGCATTCCCGACTTGGCTTGCACCTATCCAAGCACAAGTGATTCCGGTCTCACCTGAAGTGCACTTGGATTATGCGAAAGAAGTACAGGAAAAACTTAAAGCGCAAGGCATTCGTGTCGACCTGGATACACGTGACGAGAAAATCGGTTACAAAATCCGTGAAGCGCAAATGCAAAAAATCCCGTACATGCTGGTCGTTGGAGACAATGAAGCCAAAGAAGGCAGCGTGAATGTACGTAAATACGGTGAACAAAAATCCGAAACGATCGCTTTTGAAGATTTCGTTTCAGCGATTAAGGCGGAAGTGAGCCGTTAA
- the ytxC gene encoding sporulation protein YtxC, translating to MQISFQNDSEALKLLNFVSVHPLGAEFQAYIRFLPQQGMYVDMTESSGDKWLILLRDAFHSFLLEEKTLPVLEQIIVGKFFYREREEIEAIIEIASSIIEVERARSQDEAFSTEKRLIEEGLQSILAGKVSFSFDSFTTFRLKSFQHTLEKYVVKAIDEYKLEQDYQNFIATLRDCLHGQESKLRKLHLVNRDGFHFYDQKFSKLDRPKINSMIDRRLLAKSSLFLDTVILAPLLSIAPENLCIYTDDKEEGLIQTISRIFEERATILPLSSFAMHLNDLSWKKEN from the coding sequence GTGCAAATTTCTTTTCAAAACGATTCAGAGGCATTGAAATTACTGAATTTCGTTTCTGTCCATCCACTGGGGGCAGAATTTCAAGCATATATTCGATTTCTTCCGCAACAAGGCATGTATGTGGATATGACGGAGTCTTCAGGTGATAAATGGCTAATTCTGCTTCGTGATGCATTTCATTCTTTTTTATTGGAAGAAAAGACGCTTCCTGTTCTGGAGCAAATAATAGTCGGTAAATTTTTTTATAGGGAACGGGAAGAAATTGAAGCCATCATTGAAATTGCATCATCAATCATCGAGGTGGAAAGAGCCAGGAGTCAAGATGAAGCATTCAGTACGGAGAAACGATTGATTGAGGAAGGACTTCAAAGCATCTTGGCTGGAAAGGTATCTTTTTCATTCGATTCTTTTACGACCTTCCGTTTGAAATCATTTCAGCACACGTTGGAAAAGTATGTCGTCAAGGCGATTGATGAATATAAGCTGGAACAGGACTATCAAAATTTCATTGCTACGCTCCGTGATTGCCTTCATGGGCAGGAGTCGAAATTAAGAAAGCTTCACCTGGTCAATCGGGATGGTTTTCATTTCTATGATCAGAAGTTCAGCAAGCTCGACCGTCCAAAAATCAATAGTATGATCGACAGGAGGCTTCTTGCCAAAAGTTCACTATTTCTCGATACGGTGATACTTGCCCCGCTTTTATCGATTGCTCCTGAAAACTTGTGTATCTATACCGATGACAAGGAAGAGGGGCTGATCCAGACCATTTCAAGGATTTTCGAAGAACGGGCCACTATCCTGCCACTTTCGTCATTTGCTATGCATTTGAATGATCTTTCGTGGAAAAAAGAAAATTAA
- the rpmI gene encoding 50S ribosomal protein L35, giving the protein MPKMKTHRGSAKRFKKTGSGKLKRSNAYTSHLFANKSTKQKRKLRKASLVSKGDFKRIRHMLDNIK; this is encoded by the coding sequence ATGCCTAAAATGAAAACTCACCGCGGATCTGCTAAACGTTTCAAAAAGACTGGATCCGGCAAACTTAAGCGTTCTAACGCTTACACAAGCCATTTATTTGCTAACAAATCTACTAAGCAAAAGCGTAAGCTTCGCAAAGCTAGCCTTGTAAGCAAAGGTGACTTCAAACGTATTCGTCATATGCTAGACAACATTAAATAA
- the infC gene encoding translation initiation factor IF-3, which translates to MVNEGIRAREVRLIDQNGEQLGIKTKFEALEIAARVNLDLVLVAANAKPPVARIMDYGKHRFEQQKKDKEARKNQKVISLKEVRLSPTIEEHDFNTKLRNGIKFLEKGDKVKASIRFKGRAITHKEIGQRVLVRFSEACKEVATIEQHPKMDGRSMFIILAPKNEK; encoded by the coding sequence ATGGTAAACGAGGGCATCCGAGCCCGTGAAGTTCGTCTTATTGACCAAAACGGAGAACAACTTGGAATTAAAACGAAATTCGAAGCATTGGAAATTGCCGCTCGTGTAAATCTTGATCTAGTTTTAGTTGCTGCAAATGCAAAGCCTCCGGTAGCCCGGATCATGGACTACGGAAAACACCGCTTCGAGCAGCAAAAGAAAGACAAGGAAGCACGTAAAAATCAAAAAGTCATCAGTCTGAAAGAGGTTCGTTTGAGCCCGACGATTGAAGAACACGATTTCAATACGAAGCTTCGCAACGGTATTAAATTCCTTGAAAAAGGCGATAAAGTAAAAGCTTCTATCCGATTCAAAGGACGTGCCATTACGCATAAGGAAATTGGTCAACGTGTACTCGTTCGTTTTTCTGAAGCATGTAAAGAAGTGGCTACAATCGAGCAACACCCAAAAATGGACGGGCGCAGCATGTTCATTATCTTAGCACCGAAAAACGAAAAGTAA
- the rplT gene encoding 50S ribosomal protein L20: MPRVKGGTVTRKRRKKVIKLAKGYYGAKHILFKVANQQVMKSGNYAFRDRRQKKRDFRKLWITRINAAARINGLSYSRLMHGLKLAGIEVNRKMLADLAVADEQAFAQLATAAKQQLDK, translated from the coding sequence ATGCCACGTGTAAAAGGCGGTACTGTTACTCGCAAACGTCGTAAAAAGGTAATAAAATTAGCTAAAGGTTACTATGGCGCGAAACATATTCTTTTCAAAGTAGCTAACCAACAAGTAATGAAGTCAGGAAACTATGCTTTCCGTGACCGTCGTCAAAAGAAACGTGATTTCCGTAAACTTTGGATCACTCGTATCAACGCTGCAGCACGCATCAACGGTCTTTCTTACAGCCGTTTAATGCATGGTCTAAAGCTTGCTGGTATCGAAGTGAACCGCAAAATGCTTGCTGATCTTGCTGTTGCTGACGAACAAGCTTTTGCTCAATTAGCAACTGCTGCTAAACAACAATTAGACAAATAA
- the dnaI gene encoding primosomal protein DnaI — translation MEKINRSLNKLANTNQFQQRYEKLKQEIFENEQVRLFMNANSSTVTKEMIDKNLGKLYEFTSQSNKCDKCPSLDGCINMMQGYYPKLVVQGKALNLHYEVCPRKLAEDEKRKREKLIRSLYVPKDILKASIEDFTQTDNENKRLSVLSKAMSFIMEYEPGKRQKGLYIYGKFGVGKTYLLGAIANELAKRQISSLIVYVPDYLRELKGSIGDNTVNEKIEMVKTAPVLMLDDIGAESMTSWGRDEVFGPILQFRMLENLPTFFTSNFDLNGLENHLTFSQRGEKEEVKAARVLERIQYLAEPVKLDGVNRRR, via the coding sequence ATGGAAAAGATTAATAGGTCCCTTAATAAATTGGCCAATACAAATCAATTTCAACAGCGTTATGAAAAGCTGAAACAGGAGATTTTTGAAAACGAACAAGTGCGGTTATTTATGAATGCCAACAGCTCGACGGTCACGAAGGAAATGATTGATAAAAACTTGGGGAAGCTTTATGAGTTCACTTCACAAAGCAATAAGTGTGATAAATGTCCGAGCTTGGATGGCTGCATCAATATGATGCAAGGGTATTATCCTAAATTGGTGGTTCAAGGGAAAGCCCTGAACCTGCATTATGAAGTCTGCCCGCGGAAATTGGCAGAGGATGAAAAGCGGAAACGGGAAAAGTTGATCCGCAGCCTGTATGTACCGAAGGATATTTTAAAGGCGAGCATTGAAGACTTTACCCAAACGGATAATGAAAACAAACGCTTGTCTGTTTTAAGTAAAGCGATGTCGTTCATTATGGAATATGAGCCAGGTAAAAGGCAAAAAGGCTTATATATATATGGGAAATTCGGTGTTGGGAAAACGTACTTATTAGGTGCGATCGCCAATGAACTTGCAAAAAGGCAAATTTCCTCCCTTATTGTCTATGTACCTGATTACTTGAGGGAACTTAAGGGATCGATAGGTGATAATACGGTCAATGAAAAAATTGAAATGGTGAAAACGGCACCTGTCCTCATGCTTGATGATATTGGAGCGGAGTCCATGACGAGCTGGGGACGCGATGAGGTTTTTGGTCCGATTTTGCAATTTAGGATGCTGGAAAACCTGCCGACGTTTTTCACTTCGAATTTTGACTTGAATGGCCTGGAGAACCACCTGACCTTTTCACAGCGTGGTGAGAAGGAAGAAGTGAAGGCGGCCAGGGTACTGGAAAGAATTCAATATTTAGCTGAGCCGGTCAAGCTTGATGGCGTGAATCGGAGAAGATGA
- a CDS encoding GNAT family N-acetyltransferase, translated as MEIRRASSKDAGNLAALFNHVEDSGYMLFNPGERKATAKQMEKQMEQIEKNPPSVFLVAASGHELNGYLILLGNQMGRTRHSAKIVIGINEQDRGKGIGTKLFQKMEEHARTNEIRRLELSVIANNAPALSLYRKMGFEKEGIKRESLFFDGKYHDEYFLSKLL; from the coding sequence ATGGAGATTAGAAGAGCTTCAAGTAAAGACGCGGGTAACTTGGCTGCTCTGTTCAATCATGTTGAAGATTCCGGGTATATGCTGTTCAACCCTGGGGAAAGAAAAGCGACAGCGAAACAAATGGAGAAGCAAATGGAACAAATCGAAAAAAATCCCCCTTCCGTTTTCCTCGTTGCTGCTAGCGGCCATGAACTGAATGGTTACCTGATCTTATTGGGCAATCAAATGGGCCGAACGAGGCATTCAGCCAAAATCGTCATCGGCATCAATGAACAGGACAGGGGAAAAGGCATCGGTACGAAGCTATTTCAGAAAATGGAGGAGCATGCACGGACAAACGAAATCCGGCGCCTGGAATTGTCCGTGATTGCAAACAACGCCCCTGCGCTTTCCTTATATCGAAAGATGGGTTTTGAAAAGGAAGGAATAAAGCGGGAATCACTGTTTTTTGATGGGAAGTATCATGATGAATATTTTTTGTCCAAATTACTTTAA